A window of Micromonospora sp. WMMC415 genomic DNA:
CGTGCGCTGGCACCACGCCACCGCGAGGCGACGCGCGACACCCGGAGCGAGGCCGCCGGAAGCCTACCGGCAGCGGTACCCGCCGCCGCCCGCCTCAGTCGCCGACGGCCTTGAACAGCGCGGCGACCTCCGCGTTGGTCAGCCGGCGCAGCCGCCCGGTGCGCAGGTCGCCGAGCTTGATCGGACCGATCGAGGTACGGATCAGCCGGGACACCGGGTGGCCCATCTCGGCCATCAGGCGCCGGACGATGTGCTTGCGCCCCTCGTGCAGGGTCAGCTCCACCTGGGCGGTTTTGCCCAGGCTGCCCACCACCTTGAAGGAGTCGACCTTCACCGGCCCGTCCTCCAGCTCGACGCCGGCCGTCAGCCGCTTGCCCAGGTTGCGCGGGATCGGCCCGGCGACCTCGGCGAGGTAGGTCTTGAGCACCTCGTACGACGGGTGCATGAGCTTGTGGGCGAGGGTGCCGTCGTTGGTGAGCAGGAGCAGGCCCTCGCTGTCGGCGTCGAGCCGCCCGACGTGGTAGACCCGCTGCTCCAGCCGCGCGCCGATGAAGTCGGCGAGCTCGGTGCGGCCCTTCTCGTCGGCCATGGTGGTGACCACCCCGCGGGGTTTGTTCATCGCCACGTAGACCAGGCGGACGTCGGCCTGGAGCCGTTCGCCGTCGACGTGGATCACGTCGCGCGCCGGGTCCGCCTTGTCGCCGAGCTGGGCGACGCGGCCGTTGACGGTGACCCGGCGCCGGAAGATCAGGTCCTCGCAGGCCCGCCGAGAACCCACCCCCGCGGCGGCGAGCACCTTCTGGAGGCGCTCGGCGCCCTCGTACACGGGGGCGTCGGGCTTCGGGGCACGGTCATCGCGTCGCATCGGCAAGCTCTTCTACATCGTCGGGGAGGAACGGGGCCAGCGGCGGCAGGTCGGCGACGCTGTCCAGCCCGAGCTTCTCCAGGAAAAGGGTGGTGGTCCGGTAGAGGTGGGCGCCGCTCTCCGTCTCGGTGCCGCACTCCTCGACCAGCCCCCGGGAGACCAGGGTACGGATCACGCCGTCACAGTTGACACCGCGGATGGCGGAGATCCGCGAGCGGGTCACCGGCTGCTTGTAGGCGACCACGGCCAGGGTCTCCAGCGCCGCCTGGGTCAGCCGCACGGACTGCCCGTCCAGCACGAACCGCTCCACGTACCCCGCGTATTCCTGCCGGGTGTAGAGCCGCCAGCCGCCGGCGGCCCGGCGCAGCTCGAACCCGTGGCCGGCCGCCGTGTAACCCGCGGCGATCTCGGCCAGCATCGCCGCGATCCGCTCCGCCGGCTGCTCCAGCACGTCGGCGAGGGTGGCCTCGGCGACCGGCTCGTCCACCACCAGCAGGATCGCCTCCAGCGCGCCGCGCAGTTCCGCGTCGTCGAGGACCGGCGCCGGCTCCGGCGGCGCCGGCACCCGCCGCCGGGGTCGTGGCGCCCGATCGGGTACGCGGACAGCCTCCCCGCCGTGCGCCGACTCCCCGGCCTCGCCCGCCGTTGTCTCCGGCTCCCCGGCGTCCCCGCTCGGCTGCTGTTCCGCGCCCGAGGGTCCGCCTGCGCCGGCACCCGCCGCCTCGGCGGCCGCGCCCTGGCCGTCGCTCGCGGTCTCCCCCGAGATCCTGGAAGCTTCCGGCCCCTCCAGGGACCGTTCCTCTCCAAGATCTTCGGTGACCTGCCCGACGGCGGCCTCGGCCGGCGCCTCGGTGGCGGGCTCGCCCGGCGGCTCGTTGGCGGGCTCGGCCGGTGGTTCGGGGCGGCGTTCCCACGGGGGGATCCAGGCTGCGGCCTGGTCGGCCAGGGAGTCCCGGCGCTCCTCGTCGCTCATTCCGCTCGTTCCTCCGTCGATCCGTCCGCCGCGCCGGCCTCGTCCCCGGGCGCACGCGCCGACTCCGCCCCGGCCTCGTCGCCGGGCGCGCGCGCCGACTCCGCACCGGCAGCCGGCTCCGCCGGCGGTGACGGGGTGCCGGCGTACTCGTCGATGTCCAGGTCGGTGCCGCCGTCGGCGGGGCCGGTCCAGCGTACGGTCAACTCCTCCAGGGCCTGGTCCTGGACGAACGCGACGAGTCCCTCCCGGTACAGCTCCAGCAGCGCGAGGAACCGGGCCACCACCTCCAGGGTGACCTCGCAGTCCGCGCAGAGGCCGGCGAAGGTCGCGGTGCCGGCCCGGCGCAGCCGCTCGGCGATGATCCCGGCGTGCTCCCGGACGCTCACCCGGACCATGTGCACGTGGGCGATCGACACCTCGGGCGCCGGCTTCGGGGTGAACGCCTTCACGGCGAGCGCCCGCAGTCGCTCCGGTCCGATGCCGAGCACGAGGTCGGGCAGGGCTTCGGCGTAGCGGGGTTCCAGGGTGACCGCGCGCGGCCAGCGCCGCCCGCCGGCCTCCTCCAGAACTCCGATGTGGGCGGCCGCCTCCTTGTACGCCTTGTACTGCAGCAGCCGGGCGAAGAGCAGGTCCCGCGCCTCCAGCAGCGCCAGGTCCTCCTCGTCCTCGACCTCCGCGGCGGGCAGCAGCCGGGCGGCCTTGAGGTCGAGCAGGGTGGCGGCGACGAGGAGGAACTCGCTGGTCTCGTCGAGGTCCCACTGGTCGCCCATCGCCCGGAGGTAGGCGATGAACTCGTCGGTGACCTTGTGCAGCGCCACTTCGGTGACGTCCAGCTTGTGCTTGCTGATCAGTTGCAGCAGCAGGTCGAACGGGCCGGTGAAGTTGGCCAGCCGGACGGTGAAACCGGTGGTCTCCTCGACCGTCGCCGCGTCGGCGGGCACCACGTTGTCGACCTCGGCGGCCAGTTCCGCGGCGGCCACGGGATCGTCGGCGCCGTGCGGCGGGTCGAGGGGTGGTGCGGTCACCGGGAAACCGTAGTCCACGGCCCGGACACCCGGCGTCCGGCCCAGGGCGTGGGTCGACGTCCCGGCCCGGCCGCGGCGGGGCCTCGCGACACGCCCTAGCGCTCCGCCTGGGCGGCGATCACCTCGCGGGCGAGCTGGCGGTAGTTGCGCGCGCCCGAGGAGGCGGGGTCGAGGGTGGTGATCGGCGCACCGGCCACGGTGGACTCGGGGAACTTCACCGTCTTGGTGATGACCGTCTGGTAGACCTTGTCGCCGAACGCCTCCACCACCCGCTGGAGCACCTGCCGGCAGTGGGTGGTGCGGCTGTCGTACATGGTGGCGAGGATGCCCTCGAGCTCCAGGTCGAAGTTGAGGCGCTCGCGCACCTTGTCGATGGTGTCCAGGAGCAACGCCACACCGCGGAGGCTGAAGAACTCGCACTCCAGCGGGATGAGCACCCCGTGGGCGACGGTCAGCGCGTTGATCGCCAGCAGGCCCAGGGAGGGCTGGCAGTCGATCAGGATGAAGTCGTACTCCTTGCGGACGGTCTTGAGCACCCGGGCCAGGGCCATCTCCCGGGCGACCTCGTTGACCAGCTGGATCTCGGCCGCGGAGAGGTCGATGTTGGCCGGGAGCAGGTGCAGCCCGGCCACGTCGGTCTTGATGAGCACGTCCTCGGCGGTGACGTCGTCCTGCATCAGCAGGTTGTAGACCGACAGGTCCAGGTTGTGCGGGTTGACGCCGAGGCCCACCGAGAGGGCGCCCTGCGGGTCGAAGTCGACCAGCAGCACCTTGCGGCCGTACTCGGCCAGCGCCGCGCCCAGGTTGATGGTCGTCGTCGTCTTGCCGACGCCGCCCTTCTGGTTGGCCATCGCGATGATCCGCGCCGGGCCGTGCCGGTCGGTCGGCATCGGCTCGGGGATCGGCTTGCGCATCGTGTACGCGGCCGGATCGGCCGGGCCGAGATCCGCGCCGAGCGTGGCCTGCTGCTCACGGAGCTCCGACGTCCAGGTCTCGGCACGGTCACCGTTGCCTGCCATGTCCTCGTTGCCCCCTCCCGACGACCACCCGGCGTCGGAGTCGACCGACGTCCCTTTCGCGGCGCCGCCGCGCACCCTGCGTCCGCGTCGCCCCGCCAGGTCCGCGCCGAACCCGACTCTACGCCACCGGCGAGCAGGGCGTTCGGCACCGGTACGGCGTGTCGGCGGGCGGGCTGCTACCCCCGGGCCCTCGGGTGGGCCGTCGCGTACACCTCACGCAGCCGCTCGACGGTGACCAGGGTGTAGACCTGCGTGGTGGTCACCGAGGCGTGGCCGAGCAGTTCCTGCACCACCCGGACGTCCGCCCCGCCGTCGAGCAGGTGGGTGGCGTACGAGTGGCGCAGCGTGTGCGGGGAGACCGCCCCCGGCCCGTCGACGGGCAGCCCGGCCCGCTGGGCGGCCCGCCGCAGGATCGTCCACGCCCCCTGCCGGGACAGTGACCCGCCCCGGGCGTTGAGGAACACCGTCGGGGTGCCCCGGCCCGCGGCGGCCAGCGCGGGCCGCGCCCGGACCAGGTACGCGCGCAGCGCCTCCACGGCGTACCCGCCGATCGGGACGAGCCGGCTCCGGCCGCCCTTGCCGCGCAGCAGCACCGCCCCCTCGGCGGCGTCGACGTCGTCCACGGCGGCGCCCACCGCCTCGGAGATGCGCGCGCCGGTGCCGTACAGGAACTCCAGCAGCGCCCGGTCGCGCAGCGCGAGGGGCGCGCCCGCGCCGGTGGCGGTGACCGGGCCGGCCGTCTCCAGCAGCCGGACCACGTCGTCGACCGGCAGCGCGCGCGGCAGCCGGCGCGGCGGCGTGGGCGGGCGGACGTCGCGGCTCGGGTCCACGCCGGCCAGGCCCTCCCGCAGCGCGAAGCGGTGCAGGCCGCGGACGGCGCTGGCCGCCCGCGCGGCGGACGAGGCGGCGAGCGGCGGGTGCCCGTCGTCGCCGGCGCGCAACCGGGCGAGGTGGGCCTCCACCTGACCGGGGCCGACCGCCGCCAGGTCGGTCACCCCCGCCGACGCCAGGGTGCCGAGATAGCGGTCGAGGTCCCGGCGGTACGAGGCGAGGGTGTTCGCCGACAGTCCACGCTCGACCGTGAGGTGATCGAGGTAGCCACGGACGGCACGGCGCAGGGCCGGCCCGGGCTCCACGCCCGTGCCGGCCCCGTCCTGCGTGGTCAGGCTGTCGCCCCTCAGGCCAGCACCTCGGCCAGCGGCAGGGTGGCCATGCCGTGCGCCTCCGCGACCGGACCGTAGACGACCTGGCCGGCGTGGGTGTTGAGACCCAGGGCGAGCGCCGCGTCGCGGCGCAGCGCCTCCCGCCAGCCGTGGTTGGCCAGCTCCAGGGCGTACGGCAGGGTGACGTTGGTCAGCGCGTACGTGCTGGTGTGCGGGACCGCGCCCGGCATGTTCGCCACGCAGTAGAAGATCGACTCGTGGACCTGGTAGGTCGGGTCCGCGTGCGTGGTGGGGCGCGAGTCCTCGAAGCAGCCGCCCTGGTCGATGGAGATGTCGACCAGCACGCTGCCCGGCTTCATCCGGGAGACCATCTCGTTGGAGATCAGGGTCGGGGCCTTCGCGCCGGGCACCAGCACCGCGCCGATGACCAGGTCCGCGTCGAGCACGGCCCGCTCGACCTCGTACGCGTTGGAGGCGACCGTCTGCAGGTGGCCCCGGTAGATGGCGTCGGCCTGACGCAGCCGGGCGACGTTCTTGTCGAGCAGCAGCACCTCGGCCTGGAGGCCGAGCGCGATGGCGGCGGCGTTCATGCCGGACACGCCGGCGCCGATCACGACGGTCTTCGCCGCGTACACGCCGGAGACGCCGCCCATGAGGATGCCGCGCCCACCGCCCTGCCGCTGCATGTGGTACGCGCCGACCTGCGGGGCGAGCCGGCCGGCCACCTCGGACATCGGGGCGAGCAGGGGCAGCGACCGGTCGGGCAGCTCGACCGTCTCGTACGCGATGCCGGTGACCTTGCGGTCGATGAGCGCGTCGGTGCACTCCTTGGAGGCGGCCAGGTGCAGGTAGGTGAAGAGCACCTGCCCCTCGCGCATCCGGTGGTACTCCTCGGCGACCGGCTCCTTGACCTTGAGCACCAGCTCGGCGGTGTCCCACACCTCGTCCGCGGTGGGAAGGATCTTGGCGCCGGCGGTGGCGAAGTCGTCGTCGCTGATGCTGGACCCGACGCCGGCACCCGACTCGACGAAGACCTGGTGACCGGCGCGCACGAACTCGTTGACGCCCGCCGGCGTGATCGCCACGCGGTACTCGTGGTTCTTGACCTCGCGTGGGATTCCGACCTTCACGATGCAGACACCTTCCTCCGGGGCTGCCGCCCCGACTGCTCGGCGCCACGACGGCCCCATTGCCGCCGCGGTCCACCGGTCCCGCCGGCGGCAGTCTAGGCGCGCCGTCGTCCGTGGGGAGCCAGCACAGTGACATGCGGTGACCGCTCCCCCTGACGAAGTGTCAGGCGCCGGCCCGGCCGGCGGTCGGCGACCGCCTCGGCCGTCAGGACGGTGTTCTCCATTATCGTCCCACCCGGCGTGTCCCGCCGGGGACAGCAGGCATGTGGATCACCGTCGTGTCGGTCAACGGGTGGCACCGGCGCGCAGGGCCGGCCCCGCGCGACCGACCCGACCCGGACGACGAGGGGCCGCGCGGTTCGCCGCGCGGCCCCTTCTCGCGTACGCCCCTCAGCGTGGCAGCGGTGCGTCCGCCCGGCGCAGCGCCGACCAGCCCACGTCGCGGGCCCGCGCGGCGGCGAGCAGCCCGGCGACCGCCGAGGCGTTGGTGATCTCGCCGTTCAGCACCATGCCGACCGCCTCGTCCAGGCCGATCCGCACCACCTGGAGGTCGGCCTCCTCCTCGCGGCGGTCGTGCCGCTGCTCGGCCGGCACGTCGGCGAGGTCGCGGGCCAGGAAGACCCGGACCAGCTCGTTGGTGAACCCCGGCGAGCTGTGCAGGTCGACCAGGACGTCCAGCCGCCCCGCGCTGAGGTCGGCCTCCTCGGCCAGCTCCCGCCCGGCGGTGACGGCCGGATCCTCGCCCGAGACGTCCATCAGCCCGGCCGGCAGCTCCCACAGGTGCCGGCCGACCGCGTGCCGGTACTGCCGGATCAGCACCACCTGCCCGGCGCCGTCCAACGCCACCACGGCCACCGCCCCGACGTGCCGGACATGGTCGCGGACGGCGGTGCCGCCGCCGGGCATGGTCACCTCGTCGCTGACCACCTCGAAGATCCGGCCCCGGTAACGCTCGGTACGCGACCGCAGCTCGTACCGGTGCTCGACGGCACTCACACCGCCGCCCTGCGGGTAAGGAAGGGCCCCCTGTTAACGCCTCCGGTAGAGGAAGGGTCCCCTCTTAACACTCGCCCGCGCCGCCCGCTCACGACTTCGCCGCCGCCTTCGTCGCCGTGCCGCCGTTGCGGGCGGCCTTCGCCGCCGCCGCCGCGCCGTCCAGGTCGACCGGGAGCTGGTCGGCCTCCGAGTACGCGATGGCCGCCTTCACGAACGACGCGAACAGCGGGTGCGGCCGGGTCGGCCGGCTCTTCAGCTCCGGGTGCGCCTGGGTGGCCACGAAGAACGGGTGCAGGTCGCGGTCCAGCTCGATGAACTCGACCAGCCGGCCGTCCGGCGAGGTGCCGGAGATGTGCAGGCCCGCCTTGGTCAGCGCGTCGCGGTAGGCGTTGTTCACCTCGTACCGGTGCCGGTGCCGCTCGCTGACCTGCGTGCTGCCGTACGCCTCGGCGACCAGGGAGCCGTCGGCGAGCGCCGCCGGGTACGCCCCGAGCCGCATGGTGCCGCCCAGGTCGCCCTTGCCGGCGACGATGTCCTCCTGGTCGGCCATCGTGGCGATGACCGGGTGGGCGGCGTCCTCGTCGAACTCCAGCGAGTTGGCGCCGTCCAGGCCGGCGAGGTGGCGGGCCACGTCGATGGTCATGCACTGCAGGCCGAGGCAGAGGCCGAGCAGCGGGATGCCGTTCTCGCGGGCGTACCGGGCGGTGCCGATCTTGCCCTCGATGCCACGCACGCCGAACCCGCCCGGGATCACGATCCCGTCCACGCCGGCCAGGGCGTTCGCGGCGCCCGCCGCGCTGACGCACTCGTCGCTCGGCACCCAGCGCAGGTGCACCCGGGCCCGGTGGCCGAAGCCGGCGGCCCGGATCGCCTCGCTGACCGACAGGTACGCGTCGGGCAGGTCCACGTACTTGCCGACCAGCGCCACGGTCACCGTGTGCCGCGGCTGGTGCACCCGCTCCAGCAGGTCGTCCCAGCTCGACCAGTCCACGTCCCGGAACGACAGGCCCAGCCGGCGCACCACGTACGCGTCGAGACCCTCGCGGTGCAGCACCTTGGGGATGTCGTAGATGCTCGGGGCGTCCGGGGCGGCGGTGACCGCCTCCAGGTCCACGTCGCAGTAGAGCGACAGCTTCTGCTTCACCTTGTCCGGGATGTCGCGGTCGCAGCGGAGCACCAGCGCGTCCGGCTGGATGCCGATGCTGCGCAGCTGCGCGACCGAGTGCTGGGTCGGCTTCGTCTTCAGCTCGCCCGACGGCGCCAGGTACGGCACCAGCGACACGTGCAGGTAGAAGCAGTTGTCCCGGCCCAGGTCGTGGCGGACCTGCCGGATCGCCTCCAGGAACGGCAGCGACTCGATGTCGCCGACGGTGCCGCCGACCTCGGTGATGACGACGTCGGGCACCTGCCCGCCGGCGTCCGGGTCGGCCATGCCGAGGATGCGCGACTTGATCTCGTTGGTGATGTGCGGGATGACCTGGACGGTGTCGCCCAGGTACTCGCCACGCCGTTCCTTCGCGATCACGTCCGAGTAGATCTGACCGGTGGTGACGTTCGCCTTGCCGGACAGGTCCCGGTCGAGGAACCGCTCGTAGTGGCCGACGTCGAGGTCGGTTTCGGCGCCGTCCTCGGTGACGAAGACCTCGCCGTGCTGGAACGGGTTCATCGTGCCGGGGTCGACGTTGAGGTAGGGGTCGAGCTTCTGCATGACCACGCGCAGGCCGCGCGCGGTGAGCAGGTTGCCGAGGCTGGAGGCGGTGAGGCCCTTACCCAGCGAGGAGGCCACGCCCCCGGTGACGAAGATGTGCCTGGTCGTCCGTGCTGAAGGGGCCAAGGCCTGCTCCCGTGTCGTCCGTCGCGGTCGTGCAGACCGCCGTGCCGATCAACCAAGTGATCACGCGATCCACGGGATTCCACGGTAACACCTCGCCGGCCGCCGGGCCCGGGCGCACCCGCGTCGAGCGCCGGGTGTCGCCCGCCGGTCAGCCGGTCGTGACCTCGCTCGATGCCCGCGCGGTCGGGATCCGCCCGCCGGTTTCCGGGGCGGCACCGGCCGACCCGCCGGCGTCCGCGCCCCCGGTCGCCGGGCCCGTCCCGGCCCCGCCCCGGGCGTCGGCGTCCCGGGCCTCGGTCCGGTGACCGGCCGCCGGGCCGCCACCGGTGGGCGCGCCGTCCCGCCGCGGGCCGCCGCTTCCCGGGCCGTCACCGGGATCGGCCGGGCCGGCGCCGCCCCCGGCCGGACCGCCGTCGCGGGCGGTCTCCGGCCTCGTCCGGTCGGTGGAGTGGTCGAGCACCCGCAGCGAGGCCAGCGCCGCCATCGGCACCACCAGCGCGGCGGCCGCACCGGCCACGTCGAGCGCCGACCCGCCCAGCACCCCGCCGATCACCGCCGCCACCGCGGTGCCGGCCATCGCCGCCCGCACCGCCGGGTAGATGCCGAAGAGCCGCATCAGGCCACCCCACGGCTGCAACAGGGCGAACCAGACCAGCAGGGCGCCGGCCACCGCGAGCACCGTCAGCGGGCTGTCGACCAGCGTCTCGACGTTGGCGGCGCCGGACCGGTGGACGGTGAGCCCGCCGGTGCCGTCGCCGATCGCGGCGAGGAACCGGCCGAGGCTGCCGCGCTCGGCGACCGGACGACGTACGTCCACGACGGCGACGCCGATGGTCAGGGCCAGCCCCGCCATCGCCGCCCACGCGAGCCGGCTCAGCGTCAACCAACCGCCGGCGCTGATCGCCGCGGCGACGCTCACCCCGGCGGTCAGCGCGACCGCGCCGATCGAGTCCGCCCCGAGGTACGGGCTGCCGACCAGCACCACGGCGGGAGCGCCGACCGCCACCACCACCATCGGCCGCCAGGACCGGCGGACCCGCTGGGCGAGGCAGCCGCCGGTGAGCAGCGCGCCGGCCAGCAGCACGCCGAGCCCCACCGTGCCCAGGCCCGCGTACCGGCCGCCCTCGAGGGCCGAGTAGCCCACCACCGCGTTGAGTTGGAGGCGGGCACCGGTCAGCACGTCCGCGCCGACGGTGAGGGTGGCGAGACCGGCGACCGCGCCCAGCGGGCCGAGAGTGCTCGCGTACCCGGGCAGCGACCGCACCAGCACCGTCGCCGCGACCACCAGCGAGACGGTGGCGGCGGCGAACCACACCCCGGCGTGGTCGCCACGCCACCAGGGAACCAGGTCGGCCAGCAGCGCCGCGGGTACGGCGAGAGCGGCGCCGACGAGCAGCAGTTCCACCGCCGCCACGACCCGCCGGGACACCGGCTCCGGGCCGTACGGGCCGGCGTGCCGGCGGGCCCGGCGCAGCAGCGGCAGCACCGCCACCCCGAGCGCCACCTGGGCGGCGGCGAGGAGGCCGAAGAACCAGCCGGCCACCTCACGCTGGGCGGCGGCCTCCCGGTCGGCGTCGGCCGGACCGGCGATCGCGGCGGCGAGGTCGGCGGGCCGGCCGCCCAGCGGCTCGGCCGGCCGGCCGAGGAACGGCCGCTCGGGCAGCGGCCGGCCCAGCGCGGTCAGCGCGGTCGGGGCGAGG
This region includes:
- a CDS encoding pseudouridine synthase; amino-acid sequence: MRRDDRAPKPDAPVYEGAERLQKVLAAAGVGSRRACEDLIFRRRVTVNGRVAQLGDKADPARDVIHVDGERLQADVRLVYVAMNKPRGVVTTMADEKGRTELADFIGARLEQRVYHVGRLDADSEGLLLLTNDGTLAHKLMHPSYEVLKTYLAEVAGPIPRNLGKRLTAGVELEDGPVKVDSFKVVGSLGKTAQVELTLHEGRKHIVRRLMAEMGHPVSRLIRTSIGPIKLGDLRTGRLRRLTNAEVAALFKAVGD
- the scpB gene encoding SMC-Scp complex subunit ScpB; translation: MSDEERRDSLADQAAAWIPPWERRPEPPAEPANEPPGEPATEAPAEAAVGQVTEDLGEERSLEGPEASRISGETASDGQGAAAEAAGAGAGGPSGAEQQPSGDAGEPETTAGEAGESAHGGEAVRVPDRAPRPRRRVPAPPEPAPVLDDAELRGALEAILLVVDEPVAEATLADVLEQPAERIAAMLAEIAAGYTAAGHGFELRRAAGGWRLYTRQEYAGYVERFVLDGQSVRLTQAALETLAVVAYKQPVTRSRISAIRGVNCDGVIRTLVSRGLVEECGTETESGAHLYRTTTLFLEKLGLDSVADLPPLAPFLPDDVEELADATR
- a CDS encoding ScpA family protein, yielding MTAPPLDPPHGADDPVAAAELAAEVDNVVPADAATVEETTGFTVRLANFTGPFDLLLQLISKHKLDVTEVALHKVTDEFIAYLRAMGDQWDLDETSEFLLVAATLLDLKAARLLPAAEVEDEEDLALLEARDLLFARLLQYKAYKEAAAHIGVLEEAGGRRWPRAVTLEPRYAEALPDLVLGIGPERLRALAVKAFTPKPAPEVSIAHVHMVRVSVREHAGIIAERLRRAGTATFAGLCADCEVTLEVVARFLALLELYREGLVAFVQDQALEELTVRWTGPADGGTDLDIDEYAGTPSPPAEPAAGAESARAPGDEAGAESARAPGDEAGAADGSTEERAE
- a CDS encoding ParA family protein; amino-acid sequence: MAGNGDRAETWTSELREQQATLGADLGPADPAAYTMRKPIPEPMPTDRHGPARIIAMANQKGGVGKTTTTINLGAALAEYGRKVLLVDFDPQGALSVGLGVNPHNLDLSVYNLLMQDDVTAEDVLIKTDVAGLHLLPANIDLSAAEIQLVNEVAREMALARVLKTVRKEYDFILIDCQPSLGLLAINALTVAHGVLIPLECEFFSLRGVALLLDTIDKVRERLNFDLELEGILATMYDSRTTHCRQVLQRVVEAFGDKVYQTVITKTVKFPESTVAGAPITTLDPASSGARNYRQLAREVIAAQAER
- a CDS encoding site-specific tyrosine recombinase XerD translates to MTTQDGAGTGVEPGPALRRAVRGYLDHLTVERGLSANTLASYRRDLDRYLGTLASAGVTDLAAVGPGQVEAHLARLRAGDDGHPPLAASSAARAASAVRGLHRFALREGLAGVDPSRDVRPPTPPRRLPRALPVDDVVRLLETAGPVTATGAGAPLALRDRALLEFLYGTGARISEAVGAAVDDVDAAEGAVLLRGKGGRSRLVPIGGYAVEALRAYLVRARPALAAAGRGTPTVFLNARGGSLSRQGAWTILRRAAQRAGLPVDGPGAVSPHTLRHSYATHLLDGGADVRVVQELLGHASVTTTQVYTLVTVERLREVYATAHPRARG
- the ald gene encoding alanine dehydrogenase translates to MKVGIPREVKNHEYRVAITPAGVNEFVRAGHQVFVESGAGVGSSISDDDFATAGAKILPTADEVWDTAELVLKVKEPVAEEYHRMREGQVLFTYLHLAASKECTDALIDRKVTGIAYETVELPDRSLPLLAPMSEVAGRLAPQVGAYHMQRQGGGRGILMGGVSGVYAAKTVVIGAGVSGMNAAAIALGLQAEVLLLDKNVARLRQADAIYRGHLQTVASNAYEVERAVLDADLVIGAVLVPGAKAPTLISNEMVSRMKPGSVLVDISIDQGGCFEDSRPTTHADPTYQVHESIFYCVANMPGAVPHTSTYALTNVTLPYALELANHGWREALRRDAALALGLNTHAGQVVYGPVAEAHGMATLPLAEVLA
- a CDS encoding NUDIX hydrolase, encoding MSAVEHRYELRSRTERYRGRIFEVVSDEVTMPGGGTAVRDHVRHVGAVAVVALDGAGQVVLIRQYRHAVGRHLWELPAGLMDVSGEDPAVTAGRELAEEADLSAGRLDVLVDLHSSPGFTNELVRVFLARDLADVPAEQRHDRREEEADLQVVRIGLDEAVGMVLNGEITNASAVAGLLAAARARDVGWSALRRADAPLPR
- a CDS encoding CTP synthase; protein product: MAPSARTTRHIFVTGGVASSLGKGLTASSLGNLLTARGLRVVMQKLDPYLNVDPGTMNPFQHGEVFVTEDGAETDLDVGHYERFLDRDLSGKANVTTGQIYSDVIAKERRGEYLGDTVQVIPHITNEIKSRILGMADPDAGGQVPDVVITEVGGTVGDIESLPFLEAIRQVRHDLGRDNCFYLHVSLVPYLAPSGELKTKPTQHSVAQLRSIGIQPDALVLRCDRDIPDKVKQKLSLYCDVDLEAVTAAPDAPSIYDIPKVLHREGLDAYVVRRLGLSFRDVDWSSWDDLLERVHQPRHTVTVALVGKYVDLPDAYLSVSEAIRAAGFGHRARVHLRWVPSDECVSAAGAANALAGVDGIVIPGGFGVRGIEGKIGTARYARENGIPLLGLCLGLQCMTIDVARHLAGLDGANSLEFDEDAAHPVIATMADQEDIVAGKGDLGGTMRLGAYPAALADGSLVAEAYGSTQVSERHRHRYEVNNAYRDALTKAGLHISGTSPDGRLVEFIELDRDLHPFFVATQAHPELKSRPTRPHPLFASFVKAAIAYSEADQLPVDLDGAAAAAKAARNGGTATKAAAKS